From the Malus domestica chromosome 17, GDT2T_hap1 genome, one window contains:
- the LOC103422356 gene encoding uncharacterized protein: protein MEQNNLPVIARRIWSIVRVAFFMLKKGISKRKLLLDLNMMMKRGKLASKALSNLMFHHHHHNHYHPHYSSTTSSAAPQEYEFSCSNTPNYPFHLMGKRRHHNNRNNFFTCAHAQLTQDDEMATAGAVKAVMEMLNNDLLAVETVASVAASPVLPGFGKSPMVRQLRITDSPFPLREADEDSHVDKAAEEFIEKFYKNLWQQRRMHE, encoded by the coding sequence ATGGAACAAAATAATCTACCAGTAATTGCTAGGAGAATATGGAGTATAGTACGTGTAGCTTTCTTCATGCTAAAAAAGGGCATTTCAAAGCGGAAGCTCCTACTCGACCTCAACATGATGATGAAGCGTGGCAAACTCGCCAGCAAAGCCCTAAGCAACCTCATGTTCCACCATCATCATCACAACCACTACCACCCCCACTACAGCAGCACCACCTCTTCTGCCGCCCCACAAGAGTATGAGTTCAGCTGCAGCAACACCCCCAACTACCCTTTTCACCTCATGGGCAAGCGCCGCCACCACAACAATCGCAACAACTTTTTCACATGTGCTCACGCGCAGCTAACTCAGGATGATGAGATGGCGACCGCAGGTGCCGTTAAGGCGGTTATGGAGATGTTGAATAATGATTTGTTGGCTGTGGAGACGGTGGCATCCGTGGCAGCATCACCGGTGCTTCCCGGGTTTGGAAAGAGCCCTATGGTCCGCCAACTAAGGATAACGGACTCACCATTTCCTTTGAGGGAGGCCGATGAGGATAGCCACGTAGATAAAGCGGCGGAGGAGTTTATAGAGAAGTTTTATAAGAATTTGTGGCAGCAGAGGAGAATGCATGAGTAA